A window of Streptomyces sp. DG1A-41 contains these coding sequences:
- a CDS encoding protein kinase, whose protein sequence is MAVRVVVVDDQDMVRSQFAAPLSAQSGTDVVGEAPDGRRGVEGSRGTRPDVVLMDIRMPEMDGTGPGVRRITARSSGGVPTGASYPGVPRRRRADGGSGPATSRVVSPVGKVREPVLDRTQDTATGVGSALLRQGQRINSALVVDRRLGEGAFAEVYRVRHHILGWQALKLFKHVASLEATSRMLDEARILSTLGHPNIIRVFDAGTVQTSEGVRGYITMEYVAGGSLERLMESHAGVVPVGEVAAVLRQAAEGLAVAHERPHPIVHRDLSLANVLITYDETGLRVKVSDFGLAKETDPGTMAASAQGTVAYMPPEVLRRGKGYGCPGDVWALGTIVYFLLTGHFPYDGGDPVQSFSLERFTRPLQPPRAFNDDVGPELDRLVTDMLRIDPAERPATARAVADRASGLRPAPGPEAAGTAEPAESADALVREATALSRVPGKLGEAADLLEETISRYPLLRERHLTRLMTWRRGVIM, encoded by the coding sequence ATGGCCGTACGGGTGGTCGTCGTCGACGACCAGGACATGGTGCGCTCGCAATTCGCCGCACCGCTGTCCGCGCAGAGCGGCACCGACGTCGTGGGGGAGGCGCCCGACGGCCGGCGCGGGGTGGAGGGCAGCCGTGGCACCCGCCCCGACGTGGTGCTGATGGACATCCGGATGCCGGAGATGGACGGTACCGGGCCGGGAGTGAGACGGATCACGGCCCGGTCGTCGGGAGGGGTCCCGACGGGGGCTTCCTACCCTGGCGTCCCGCGCCGCCGCAGGGCGGACGGGGGAAGTGGACCGGCGACGTCGCGGGTGGTTTCACCGGTGGGGAAGGTGCGTGAGCCCGTGCTCGACCGCACGCAGGACACGGCGACGGGCGTGGGCAGCGCCCTGCTCCGGCAGGGGCAGCGGATCAACTCGGCGCTCGTCGTGGACCGCCGGCTGGGGGAGGGCGCCTTCGCCGAGGTCTACCGGGTGCGGCACCACATCCTCGGTTGGCAGGCCCTGAAGCTGTTCAAGCACGTGGCCTCGTTGGAGGCGACGTCCCGGATGCTCGACGAGGCCCGGATCCTGTCCACCCTCGGGCACCCCAACATCATCCGGGTGTTCGACGCGGGCACCGTGCAGACCTCCGAGGGCGTGCGCGGCTACATCACCATGGAGTACGTGGCGGGCGGCAGCCTGGAGCGGCTGATGGAGTCCCACGCGGGCGTGGTGCCCGTCGGCGAGGTGGCCGCCGTGCTCCGGCAGGCCGCCGAGGGACTCGCCGTCGCCCACGAGCGGCCGCACCCCATCGTCCACCGCGACCTGTCCCTGGCCAACGTGCTCATCACCTACGACGAGACCGGGCTGCGCGTGAAGGTGAGCGACTTCGGCCTGGCCAAGGAGACCGACCCGGGCACCATGGCGGCCAGCGCCCAGGGCACCGTCGCCTACATGCCGCCCGAGGTGCTGCGGCGCGGCAAGGGCTACGGGTGCCCGGGGGACGTGTGGGCCCTGGGCACCATCGTGTACTTCCTGCTCACCGGGCACTTCCCGTACGACGGCGGCGACCCGGTGCAGTCCTTCTCCCTGGAGCGGTTCACCCGGCCGTTGCAGCCGCCCCGCGCCTTCAACGACGACGTGGGCCCCGAGCTGGACCGGCTGGTCACCGACATGCTGCGGATCGACCCGGCCGAGCGGCCCGCCACCGCCCGTGCCGTCGCCGACCGCGCGTCCGGCCTGCGTCCGGCGCCCGGCCCCGAAGCCGCCGGTACGGCCGAGCCGGCCGAGTCCGCCGACGCACTGGTCCGGGAGGCCACCGCGCTCTCCCGGGTGCCCGGCAAGCTCGGCGAGGCCGCCGACCTGCTGGAGGAGACCATCAGCCGCTATCCGCTGTTGCGGGAGCGGCATCTGACACGGCTCATGACCTGGCGCCGGGGGGTGATCATGTGA
- a CDS encoding Hsp70 family protein — protein sequence MRETIDFGIDLGTTNSAIAVADDDGVRVIKNNDGWDCTPSAVWMPKPDVIHVGRRARERTDTQPDDAHAEFKLEMGVAGYHRRFARAGLSLTPEQLSAEVLKSLRQDAAHDTGSPPEAAVITVPASFALHQNSATSAAAALAGLGEHCPLVQEPTAAAIAYGVQDASESTHWMVFDLGGGTFDAAVMSKRDGELQLLQHAGDPRLGGKLIDWAIVEDLLVPAVRRDLGLPDFARRNNRWRANFAKLKLAAEDAKIALSRRACYDIAVDLSDGEGGTAPFEFSLTRGALDDLAQPFYARAVKLCRDALAESSLRPDHIDRLLLVGGATLAPGLRDLLADPVEGLGIQLDHTQDPTTVVARGAAVFARTVRMPSKPRTAAPGEFTVELHYEPQSLETTGIPVSGRINGGTAVPDWTRYTVTLTNPDGHPPFRGPQTTLTPDGAFYTEVSIDSGTRSRFTVELSDGTGTRQRLAPDTLSITHAQVLPGDAVLTSTLGIGKADGSFAPMLRKGTALPTSITKTFETSIPLRRSQPDAVIRIPLLEGERRRADRNTRVGLLEIRPRDVRFDLPAQTPVEVTFEISASNREVTVTADIPVADAQFEATIDRSQLVAPTHEELVDRLHDLEQRTHSLRERAEEVHSEQALSQLDDLSDEKAFVHLRKEVDAAAVDTGAAGTSDRRIRDLEAQLDDVEEAIDIPGLQHELWDLLNSCEDLIEQTGGGPAERRELENLRTRATSAGEDGSPAGLRRLADRVRDFQVDLLRRSDQWDFLVFHSLVELRDEMTSRAQADAAIADGRRAVAAGDRTALSAVNQRLRRLLPPGVSEERRIGGVQESR from the coding sequence ATGCGCGAGACCATCGACTTCGGCATCGACCTCGGCACCACCAACAGCGCCATCGCCGTGGCGGACGACGACGGCGTACGCGTCATCAAGAACAACGACGGCTGGGACTGCACCCCGTCCGCCGTGTGGATGCCCAAGCCGGACGTGATCCACGTGGGCCGCCGTGCCCGTGAGCGCACCGACACCCAGCCCGACGACGCCCACGCCGAGTTCAAGCTGGAGATGGGCGTGGCCGGATACCACCGGCGGTTCGCCCGCGCGGGGCTGTCCCTCACCCCCGAGCAGCTCTCCGCCGAGGTGCTCAAGTCCCTGCGCCAGGACGCCGCGCACGACACCGGCAGCCCGCCGGAGGCGGCCGTGATCACCGTGCCCGCCTCCTTCGCGCTGCACCAGAACAGCGCCACGTCCGCCGCCGCGGCCCTCGCCGGACTCGGCGAGCACTGCCCCCTGGTCCAGGAACCGACCGCCGCGGCCATCGCGTACGGCGTGCAGGACGCCTCCGAGTCCACCCACTGGATGGTGTTCGACCTGGGCGGCGGCACCTTCGACGCGGCCGTGATGAGCAAGCGCGACGGTGAACTCCAGCTGCTCCAGCACGCCGGTGACCCGCGCCTGGGCGGCAAACTCATCGACTGGGCCATCGTGGAGGACCTGCTCGTCCCCGCCGTCCGGCGCGACCTCGGGCTGCCGGACTTCGCCCGGCGCAACAACCGGTGGCGGGCCAACTTCGCCAAGCTCAAACTCGCCGCGGAGGACGCCAAGATCGCGCTGTCGCGGCGCGCCTGCTACGACATCGCCGTCGACCTCTCCGACGGCGAAGGCGGCACGGCCCCCTTCGAGTTCAGCCTCACCCGGGGCGCCCTCGACGACCTCGCCCAGCCCTTCTACGCCCGCGCGGTCAAGCTCTGCCGGGACGCCCTCGCGGAGAGCTCGCTGCGGCCCGACCACATCGACCGGCTGCTGCTCGTCGGCGGGGCGACCCTCGCCCCGGGGCTGCGCGACCTGCTGGCCGATCCCGTGGAGGGCCTGGGCATCCAGCTCGACCACACCCAGGACCCGACCACCGTGGTGGCGCGCGGGGCCGCCGTCTTCGCCCGTACGGTGCGGATGCCGAGCAAGCCGCGCACGGCGGCGCCGGGCGAGTTCACCGTGGAACTCCACTACGAACCCCAGTCCCTGGAGACCACCGGCATCCCCGTCTCCGGCCGGATCAACGGCGGCACCGCCGTGCCCGACTGGACCCGTTACACCGTCACCCTCACCAACCCCGACGGCCACCCGCCCTTCCGGGGACCGCAGACCACCCTCACCCCCGACGGCGCCTTCTACACCGAGGTGTCCATCGACTCCGGCACCCGGTCCCGGTTCACCGTGGAACTCTCCGACGGCACCGGCACCCGGCAGCGGCTCGCCCCGGACACCCTGTCCATCACCCACGCCCAGGTGCTGCCCGGCGACGCCGTGCTCACCAGCACGCTGGGCATCGGCAAGGCCGACGGCTCCTTCGCGCCGATGCTGCGCAAGGGCACCGCCCTGCCGACCTCGATCACGAAGACGTTCGAGACGTCCATCCCGCTGCGCCGCTCCCAGCCGGACGCCGTCATCCGCATCCCGCTGCTGGAGGGCGAACGCCGGCGCGCCGACCGCAACACCCGGGTCGGGCTGCTGGAGATCCGGCCCCGGGACGTCCGCTTCGACCTGCCCGCGCAGACGCCCGTCGAGGTGACCTTCGAGATCAGCGCCTCCAACCGGGAAGTCACCGTCACCGCCGACATCCCCGTCGCCGACGCCCAGTTCGAGGCCACCATCGACCGCTCCCAGCTGGTGGCGCCCACGCACGAAGAGCTGGTCGACCGGCTGCACGACCTGGAGCAGCGCACGCACTCCCTGCGGGAACGCGCCGAGGAGGTGCACTCCGAGCAGGCCCTGTCCCAGCTCGACGACCTGTCCGACGAGAAGGCCTTCGTCCATCTGCGCAAGGAGGTCGACGCGGCGGCCGTCGACACGGGGGCGGCCGGTACGAGCGACCGGCGCATCCGCGACCTGGAGGCCCAGCTCGACGACGTCGAGGAGGCCATCGACATTCCCGGGCTCCAGCACGAGCTGTGGGACCTCCTCAACAGCTGCGAGGATCTCATCGAACAGACCGGCGGCGGCCCGGCCGAACGCCGCGAGCTGGAGAACCTCCGCACCCGCGCGACCAGCGCCGGCGAGGACGGCAGCCCGGCCGGGCTGCGTCGGCTCGCCGACCGGGTGCGGGACTTCCAGGTCGATCTGCTGCGCCGCAGCGACCAGTGGGACTTCCTCGTCTTCCACTCCCTCGTCGAACTGCGCGACGAGATGACCTCGCGCGCCCAGGCGGACGCCGCGATCGCCGACGGCCGCCGAGCCGTCGCCGCGGGCGACCGCACGGCCCTGTCCGCCGTCAACCAGCGCCTGCGCCGCCTGCTCCCTCCGGGGGTCTCGGAGGAGCGGCGGATCGGCGGGGTGCAGGAGAGCCGGTGA
- a CDS encoding tetratricopeptide repeat protein: MRDQADAQSDAALDVVLRVSRARALARAGELSGALRLLREAEGTNLGGHRDVLDLRARVHAQRGETTEAAQCWQRVLARHPEDPAARAGLARLGRTGPVAALGRHRTRTALVAAVCVVTVVVAGVVTTPDGPRTVRADTDRAGTGRAAGAQSPGASATAGGGQGNPGAGQEKDPSAARRAAALADDLRAPGMRVTVRGDSVEVAFTQGLFSEGAQLTPAGARQLALLGERLGGRHLAVTVHGHAATVPGAPRSGGSVVALWRALVAARELGAASGEPLTAFTTDSADQRDAPYPDPARNRTVTLVISPE, translated from the coding sequence ATGAGAGACCAGGCCGACGCTCAGAGCGACGCCGCGCTCGACGTCGTGCTGCGCGTGTCGCGGGCCCGGGCGCTCGCCCGGGCCGGGGAACTGAGCGGTGCCCTACGGCTGTTGCGGGAGGCCGAGGGCACGAACCTCGGCGGGCATCGGGACGTGCTCGATCTGCGGGCACGGGTGCACGCGCAGCGCGGGGAGACGACCGAGGCGGCTCAGTGCTGGCAGCGGGTCCTGGCACGGCATCCGGAGGACCCGGCGGCCAGGGCGGGGCTCGCCCGGCTCGGCCGTACGGGGCCGGTGGCGGCGCTCGGCCGTCATCGCACCCGTACGGCCCTGGTCGCGGCGGTGTGCGTGGTGACCGTCGTCGTGGCCGGCGTGGTCACCACCCCGGACGGACCACGCACCGTTCGAGCGGACACCGACCGTGCGGGCACCGGCCGTGCGGCGGGAGCGCAGAGCCCCGGCGCGAGCGCCACCGCGGGAGGCGGTCAGGGGAACCCCGGCGCCGGGCAGGAGAAGGACCCGTCCGCCGCCCGCCGTGCCGCCGCGCTCGCCGACGACCTGCGCGCCCCGGGCATGCGCGTCACCGTGCGCGGCGACTCCGTCGAAGTCGCCTTCACCCAGGGGCTCTTCTCCGAAGGAGCTCAGCTCACCCCGGCGGGAGCCCGGCAACTGGCCCTGCTCGGTGAACGGCTGGGCGGACGGCACCTGGCCGTCACCGTGCACGGCCACGCGGCCACCGTCCCCGGCGCCCCGCGCAGCGGCGGTTCCGTCGTCGCGCTGTGGCGCGCCCTGGTCGCCGCCCGCGAACTCGGCGCCGCGAGCGGTGAACCCCTCACGGCGTTCACCACCGACAGCGCGGACCAGCGCGACGCCCCCTACCCGGACCCGGCCCGCAACCGCACGGTCACCCTCGTGATCTCACCCGAGTGA
- a CDS encoding integrase: MLTNPVLMRTVTGRTGDVVLVPAARAKNARTSEVRWLTPRAFRRWVEVGLRGHGADGLPDAGWAGRLADRNAAFADLLFSSGVRLTEGASLLTLEVPRLQLEGGQYYAGRLARVVAKSKRARTFYASSVVVGEVEGYVESSRARVVRRAQAAGRYDGLPMRLVTHETGRRRRLLHWRDQDGVVGQTPLTEATVDERMSLFIEGPAGPEPLWLWLNEAGLPFHPASWEGVFRTANERCERVLAPVMSEPPFCTPHMARHSFALVMLVVLNHVMDRRMGLTPEERRDFRMLYGDPWRMVQDLLGHAQLETTKHIYLAPVADLQLRSLLADFQPADGPLREGELAPVFARLARESEGIQDLDDKLVAR; encoded by the coding sequence GTGCTGACGAACCCGGTGCTGATGCGTACGGTCACCGGCCGGACCGGCGATGTCGTGCTGGTCCCGGCGGCGCGGGCGAAGAACGCGCGCACGAGCGAGGTGCGCTGGCTGACGCCGCGCGCCTTCCGGCGCTGGGTGGAGGTGGGACTGCGCGGGCACGGCGCGGACGGGCTGCCGGACGCCGGGTGGGCGGGACGGCTGGCCGACCGCAACGCGGCCTTCGCTGATCTGCTGTTCTCCTCCGGGGTGCGTCTGACGGAGGGGGCCTCGCTGCTGACGCTGGAGGTGCCGCGTCTCCAGTTGGAGGGCGGCCAGTACTACGCGGGGCGTCTGGCGCGGGTGGTGGCGAAGTCGAAGCGGGCGCGCACGTTCTATGCCTCCTCTGTCGTGGTGGGTGAGGTTGAGGGGTACGTGGAGTCGTCGCGCGCCCGGGTGGTGCGGCGCGCGCAGGCGGCGGGTCGGTACGACGGGCTGCCGATGCGGCTGGTCACGCACGAGACGGGCCGGCGTCGGCGGCTGTTGCACTGGCGGGACCAGGACGGCGTGGTGGGTCAGACGCCCCTGACGGAGGCGACGGTGGATGAGCGGATGAGCTTGTTCATCGAGGGCCCGGCCGGTCCGGAGCCGTTGTGGCTGTGGCTGAACGAGGCCGGGCTGCCGTTCCACCCGGCATCTTGGGAGGGCGTGTTCCGGACGGCGAACGAGCGGTGCGAGAGGGTGCTGGCGCCGGTGATGAGCGAGCCGCCGTTTTGCACCCCACACATGGCCCGGCACAGCTTCGCGCTGGTCATGCTCGTAGTCCTCAACCACGTCATGGACCGGCGCATGGGCCTGACGCCGGAGGAACGGCGGGACTTCCGAATGCTTTACGGCGATCCGTGGCGGATGGTGCAGGACCTGCTCGGCCACGCCCAGCTGGAGACCACGAAGCACATCTATCTCGCTCCGGTCGCGGACCTGCAGCTGCGGTCGCTGCTGGCCGACTTCCAGCCGGCCGACGGTCCGCTCCGTGAGGGGGAGCTGGCGCCGGTGTTCGCGCGGCTGGCGCGGGAGAGCGAGGGCATTCAGGACCTGGACGACAAGCTGGTGGCCCGGTGA
- a CDS encoding integrase, with product MTALPAELPALPSWDTPVVAPSLVLAPGPVPVSIYADEVWSLAPLVANPSAARPGLDWARFPDAVRSQVQLAAWMMINIPLPASVLVGHPSWHSRLGPPGIYHTVLRWQRFTLWLHQEDLGGLHAVTKDVLVSWAGHLARQPGASRGNVTKDLVALTRLWAFDAAGPAPSGMAMPPWHRLGVDDFLPRAPAVGRGENATEVISPATMGPLLIWALRVVDDFADDILAAWAESQRMADAAVRTPGTPESKARLKRYLQDLIDLGQPVPSRPNAGYRHALANTYIAARVGCPSSQINGLLVTEPWQHLLSYVDANPGPCPMATPITGRIDGAPWTAFIDFTETRELMRHLGTACFIVLAYLTGMRPAEVLGLETGCCPEVASGQHLIYGREFKNAFDEDGNHHSAGRLREVPWVAIPPVVRAIRVLEKIAPAEGLLFDAATHTFVNTPTPSTASLRYSGLRSRIEAFVAWASRLALRLGRESEVIPDDPHGAIGLARFRRTLAWHIARRPGGLVALAIQYGHMRTAVSGGYAARGRDGIHQLMDIETARATADTLTTLHDDLARGVGISGPAARRAIHAAAQAPAFAGSVRTHRQARDILGNPALNVYDNPRSFLMCVYNRDRAMCHLLAVDDAPRLDRCRPSCANIARTDHHAAQLLHHAQALEKQVASEAVPDPLADRLARRAAQLRALADRHEHDRVRPQEPTS from the coding sequence GTGACCGCTCTGCCTGCCGAACTCCCGGCCCTTCCTTCATGGGACACGCCGGTCGTCGCGCCGTCGCTGGTCCTGGCGCCCGGCCCCGTGCCGGTGTCGATCTACGCCGACGAGGTGTGGTCGCTGGCCCCGCTGGTCGCCAACCCCAGCGCCGCCCGGCCCGGGCTGGACTGGGCACGGTTTCCGGACGCGGTGCGGTCCCAGGTGCAACTGGCCGCCTGGATGATGATCAACATCCCGTTGCCGGCGAGCGTGCTGGTCGGCCATCCGAGCTGGCACTCCCGCCTGGGCCCGCCCGGGATCTACCACACCGTGCTGCGCTGGCAGCGCTTCACGCTCTGGCTGCACCAGGAGGATCTGGGCGGTCTGCACGCGGTCACCAAGGACGTTCTGGTCTCGTGGGCCGGTCATCTGGCCCGGCAGCCAGGCGCCAGCCGCGGCAACGTCACCAAGGACCTGGTGGCCCTGACCCGGTTGTGGGCGTTCGATGCGGCCGGTCCTGCTCCGAGCGGGATGGCGATGCCGCCCTGGCACCGTCTCGGCGTCGACGACTTCCTGCCCCGGGCACCGGCCGTCGGGCGGGGCGAGAACGCCACCGAGGTGATCTCCCCGGCCACCATGGGGCCTCTGCTGATCTGGGCGCTGCGCGTGGTCGACGACTTCGCCGACGACATCCTCGCCGCCTGGGCAGAAAGCCAGCGGATGGCCGACGCGGCCGTACGCACACCGGGCACGCCGGAGTCCAAAGCCCGCCTGAAGCGCTACCTGCAGGACCTCATCGACCTCGGCCAGCCGGTGCCCTCGAGGCCCAACGCCGGCTACCGCCATGCCCTGGCCAACACCTACATCGCCGCCCGGGTCGGCTGCCCGTCGTCGCAGATCAACGGCCTTCTGGTGACCGAGCCATGGCAGCACCTGCTCAGCTACGTCGACGCCAACCCTGGTCCATGCCCGATGGCCACACCCATCACCGGCCGCATCGACGGCGCGCCGTGGACGGCGTTCATCGACTTCACCGAGACCCGCGAGCTCATGCGGCATCTGGGCACGGCCTGCTTCATCGTCCTGGCCTACCTGACCGGGATGCGCCCGGCCGAAGTGCTGGGCCTGGAGACCGGGTGCTGCCCAGAGGTCGCCTCCGGCCAGCACCTCATCTACGGGCGCGAGTTCAAAAACGCCTTCGACGAGGACGGCAACCACCACTCCGCCGGGCGCCTGCGCGAAGTTCCCTGGGTGGCGATCCCTCCCGTGGTGAGGGCGATCCGCGTACTGGAGAAGATCGCGCCGGCTGAAGGGCTGCTGTTCGACGCGGCCACGCACACCTTCGTGAACACACCCACGCCCAGCACGGCTTCCCTACGCTATTCGGGACTGCGCTCGCGCATCGAGGCCTTCGTCGCATGGGCCTCCCGCCTGGCCCTGCGCCTGGGACGGGAAAGCGAGGTCATCCCCGACGATCCGCACGGCGCGATCGGTCTGGCCCGGTTTCGCCGCACCCTGGCCTGGCACATCGCACGCCGCCCAGGCGGCTTGGTGGCGCTGGCCATCCAGTACGGGCACATGCGCACCGCGGTCAGCGGCGGGTACGCCGCCCGCGGCCGCGACGGCATCCACCAACTGATGGACATCGAAACCGCCCGGGCCACCGCCGACACCCTCACCACCCTCCACGACGACCTCGCCCGCGGGGTGGGCATCTCCGGGCCGGCCGCGCGCCGCGCGATCCACGCCGCAGCGCAGGCGCCAGCCTTCGCCGGGTCGGTCCGCACCCACCGCCAAGCCCGCGACATCCTCGGCAACCCGGCGCTGAACGTCTACGACAACCCGCGCTCCTTTCTGATGTGCGTCTACAACCGGGACCGGGCCATGTGTCACCTCCTGGCCGTCGACGACGCCCCGCGGCTGGACCGTTGTCGGCCGTCGTGCGCGAACATCGCGCGCACCGACCACCATGCCGCTCAGCTCCTTCATCACGCCCAAGCCCTGGAGAAGCAGGTCGCCTCCGAGGCCGTTCCCGACCCCCTCGCCGACCGCCTCGCCCGCCGCGCCGCGCAGCTGCGAGCGCTGGCTGACCGCCACGAGCACGACCGCGTTCGCCCCCAGGAGCCGACCTCATGA
- a CDS encoding YceI family protein, protein MFGLLPVRGTFAIGHGRITVADPADESLVHVVIEAGSFESGNQQRDDHVRSSDYLDVARHPEIGFRSQRLERSGADATLYGELTVCGVSQPIAVTLGTIAHEGKRMTASGTTTIDRYAFGVTKAKGMTGRHLKITLEVVAHC, encoded by the coding sequence ATGTTCGGGCTGCTCCCAGTCCGAGGTACCTTCGCCATCGGTCATGGCCGCATTACTGTGGCGGACCCGGCAGACGAGTCGTTGGTGCACGTCGTAATAGAGGCAGGAAGCTTCGAGTCGGGCAATCAGCAGCGTGACGACCATGTCAGGTCCTCTGACTACCTCGACGTGGCTCGGCATCCCGAGATCGGCTTCCGGAGCCAGCGTCTGGAACGATCCGGCGCTGATGCCACTTTGTACGGCGAGTTGACCGTATGTGGGGTGAGTCAGCCGATCGCCGTCACACTCGGCACGATTGCCCACGAGGGCAAGCGGATGACGGCGAGCGGCACTACCACGATCGACCGGTACGCCTTCGGCGTCACCAAGGCCAAGGGCATGACGGGGCGGCATCTCAAGATCACTTTGGAAGTCGTCGCGCACTGCTGA